Proteins from a genomic interval of Kitasatospora herbaricolor:
- a CDS encoding DUF3710 domain-containing protein: MFRRRQKSEDAVEQLADDAISADEPADDVEGSADSESENNTELDPAERVGLPPAPRPDGPWDHSELEQPEEGRVDLGGLLVPGVEGMELRVEVAGDSIVAATLVLGNSAIQLQAFAAPKSEGIWGEVREEIANGITSQGGLVEEEEGPLGWHLRAQVPVQLPDGTQGVQLVRFVGCDGPRWFLRGVISGQAAVQPEMAGILEQVFQQTVVVRGDVPMAPRDPIVLKLPEDAQMVADGGAAPTEDGAGARFGSAALDPFARGPEITEVR; the protein is encoded by the coding sequence GTGTTCCGTCGTCGCCAGAAGAGCGAGGACGCTGTCGAGCAGCTCGCCGACGACGCCATCAGCGCCGACGAGCCGGCCGATGACGTCGAAGGTTCCGCCGACTCCGAGAGCGAGAACAACACCGAGCTGGACCCGGCGGAGCGGGTCGGCCTGCCGCCGGCTCCCCGCCCGGACGGTCCGTGGGACCACTCCGAGCTGGAACAGCCCGAAGAAGGCCGGGTGGACCTCGGAGGTCTGCTCGTCCCCGGGGTCGAGGGCATGGAGCTGCGGGTCGAGGTGGCAGGTGACTCGATCGTCGCCGCCACCCTCGTCCTCGGCAACAGCGCCATTCAGTTGCAGGCTTTCGCCGCCCCGAAGTCCGAGGGCATCTGGGGCGAGGTCCGTGAGGAGATCGCCAACGGCATCACCTCGCAGGGCGGCCTCGTCGAGGAGGAGGAGGGCCCGCTGGGCTGGCACCTCCGCGCCCAGGTCCCGGTTCAGCTTCCGGACGGCACCCAGGGTGTCCAGCTGGTCCGCTTCGTCGGCTGCGACGGCCCCCGCTGGTTCCTGCGCGGAGTGATCTCCGGCCAGGCTGCCGTGCAGCCGGAGATGGCCGGAATCCTGGAGCAGGTCTTCCAGCAGACCGTCGTCGTCCGCGGCGACGTCCCGATGGCTCCTCGCGACCCGATCGTGCTGAAGCTGCCGGAGGACGCCCAGATGGTCGCCGACGGCGGCGCCGCACCGACCGAGGACGGCGCCGGCGCCCGCTTCGGCAGCGCCGCGCTGGACCCGTTCGCGCGTGGCCCCGAGATCACCGAGGTCCGCTGA